The Spiroplasma endosymbiont of Crioceris asparagi genome contains the following window.
AATTCTGGTTTAGGACGATAAACATCAGGGTTGTCTGATGAAGAATGCGCCCCTAAACGATAAGTATCAAATTCTATTAACACTGGACCGTTGCCATTTCTAACATATTCAATACATTCTTTACTTACTGCATAACATGCTAAAAAATCATTACCATCAACTTTAATTGATGGAGTTCCAGTAGCAATTCCTTTAACTGCAACATTTAAAGCTTTAGTTGATTTTGCATATGGCGTAGAGATTGCTCACTTATTATTTTCACAAACAAACACAACGGGAAGTTCATGTAGTTTAGCAAAATTCATTGCTTCATAAGTTTCACCCTCACTCATTCCGCCATCGCCTGTGGTTGTTAAAGTTACTGCTTTTGATTTACGATATTTTTCTGCAAATGCAATTCCAGTAGCTTGTGAAAATTGAGAACCAATAATAATGTTTGGTGGTAAAGAATTAACACCCTTAGGTGATTGACCACCAATTTCATTACCCATTCAATACAACATAATGTTTTTCATTGGCATTCCCACTGTTAGCCAAGCAGCATTATTACGATAACCACAAGCAAATCAATCTTGACCTTGCACTAAGTTAATTGCATAACCGACTTCAGCAGCTTCTTGACCAGTTGATGATAGAAATGATAATAATCTTCCTTGACGTTGGACTTTGTTTTGAAAATCATCTTGACGTCTTGATAAATTCATAAGTTTATATGCTTTTAATAATTCCGTCTTACTAATTTTTGGTAAAATTGCTGCATCACAAATAATTTTTCCATTGCGATCTAGCATTTTTACTTCTTCATTTTTTAACGGATCATATTTAAATAAATATTTTGTTTCCATTTTGATAACCTTTCCTTACATAATTAATAAGTTCAATAATTCTTCATTGGTAATATCAGCACCAAATATTTTTTGAATATCAATAGTTTTTAAAACATCTAAAATTGATTGATGATCATATTTCACATTAGTTAATTTTTGTTCAATTTCATTAGTTCCAATAAATCCTAAAAAGTCACCAAATAATTTAATCTCTTTAATTGCTCCTGACTCAATATTTAATTCAACTTCAAACAACCCTTTACCAGGATAATAAATTTTATTTTTATAGTTAAAGTCATTATGTTTATTGAATGTTCAATCATGACTACAATATTTCTCTACAAATAATTTGTTAATTTCTAGTTTATCTTCATCAGTTAAAGTAATTTCTTTTACATTTTGTTTTTGTGAAAACACATTAATTAATTTTTTAATGAAATCAGCAATTTCAATTGGTTTTTCAGCTTCATTATTAATGTTTGTAACTCGACTACTAATTGATTTAATGTTTTTAGAAATAATTTTTTGACGATCAACTGTTAAATATTTTGATAACAATTCTAAGTTAGAATTAAACAATAAGGTACCATGTTGTAAAAAACGATTTTGATGTTTTAACATTGCATTACCAGAAATTTTTTTGCCATTAATAGCAATGTCATTTCTTCCCAAAAAACATGGGTTTAAATTATATAACTTTAAGGCATCTAATATTGGAGTCATTGTTTCTTGAAACATTGATATTCCAGTATTTTGTTTATCATCATAAATAATACTAAAATTTAAATTACCCAAATCATGAAAAACTGCGCCTCCGCCAGTATTTCTTCGAATAATAGTAACATCATCTGCTAATGCAAGTTTGATATTTACTTCACTAGTAACATTTTGATTACGACCAATCACAATAGTATTGTGATTTTGTCACAAAAATAGAATTGGCTCTTGATATTTAGAACTTCTTACAAAAAAGTCTTCAATTGCTAAATTATACCTAGGGTCTGTTGTATCAGTTTTAAAAATTAACATATTATTCTTTGAAGAAATTCAATCCTAAAACTTCAAGTGAGGCTAATGTGATAAAGTTATATGGTTTATTAAAGTGTGGTAAGAAGAAAATATCAACTAATGGTAATTCATCAATAGTTAATCCTTTTTGAATTGCTAACGCAAACATATACATAACTTCAGTGTGATTATTTGTTGAAGCAACTTGTGCTCCAATAATTCTACGAGATTTTTTTTCTCAAATAAGTTTAATTTTTACTTTTTTAAAAGTTGGCATAAATTCTGGACGATCATTATCTTCAAAGACTTTTTCTTCTGCATCTATTCCCATTTTTTTGGCAGCAGTCATTGAAATTCCAGTAGCTCCCATTTTTCAATTAAAGACTTCAATTCCATTTGCCCCAGTAAATCCAGGTGATTTTAAAGCATTGTTTTTTACAATATTTATTGCTGCTAAAATTCCTGTACGTACAGCAGTTGTTGCTAAAGCAACTTGAATACGTTTATTTAATGCAATATTTAAAACAGTTGCACAGTCACCAATTGCATAAATATTTTTATCAGATGATTGCATATAATCATTAGTAATGACTGCTCCACGTTCATCAAGATCAATTATTCCTTTTAGCAATTCAGTTTTTGGTTTAACACCAACTGAGAATACAACATAATCTGTATCAATTTCACCATTATCTAAAATAACTTTGTTAACTTTACCATTAACTCCGCCAAATTTTACAACTTTAGATTTTAAAAATAAATTAACATTGTTTTGTTGCATTTCTTTTTCAATAATTTCTGTCATTTCTCCATCATAATACATTGGCATAATACGGTCACATATATCAACCAAAGAAACATTTTTCCCTGATTTAACAAAGGCATCAACTAGTTCTACCCCAATATAACCTGCACCAACAATAGTTATATTTTTAATATTTTTATCATTATTAGCTGCTTTAATTTTTTGAGCATGATAATAGTTTTTACAAATTTGTACATTTTCTAAATCAATACCTTCAATTGGTGGGGTTACTGGTCAAGTTCCAGTTGAAATAATTAATTTATCATAATGGTCTTCAACAATTTCTTTTGTTAAAAGATTTTCAAATTTAACAGTTTTTTTAACTTTGTCAATTCCAACTCATTTGTGATTCATATTAACATTAATTTTTTCTTTTTTTAATAATTCTGGACTAGCGTAAAACAATCCTTGTGGATCTTTAATTTGTCCTCCAACTCATAAGGCGATTCCACATCCTAAAAAAGAAATGACATCACTTTGATCATA
Protein-coding sequences here:
- a CDS encoding FAD-dependent oxidoreductase translates to MKTIVIGTNHAGTTAVRTLRRLAPEMEVTTYDQSDVISFLGCGIALWVGGQIKDPQGLFYASPELLKKEKINVNMNHKWVGIDKVKKTVKFENLLTKEIVEDHYDKLIISTGTWPVTPPIEGIDLENVQICKNYYHAQKIKAANNDKNIKNITIVGAGYIGVELVDAFVKSGKNVSLVDICDRIMPMYYDGEMTEIIEKEMQQNNVNLFLKSKVVKFGGVNGKVNKVILDNGEIDTDYVVFSVGVKPKTELLKGIIDLDERGAVITNDYMQSSDKNIYAIGDCATVLNIALNKRIQVALATTAVRTGILAAINIVKNNALKSPGFTGANGIEVFNWKMGATGISMTAAKKMGIDAEEKVFEDNDRPEFMPTFKKVKIKLIWEKKSRRIIGAQVASTNNHTEVMYMFALAIQKGLTIDELPLVDIFFLPHFNKPYNFITLASLEVLGLNFFKE
- a CDS encoding lipoate--protein ligase; its protein translation is MLIFKTDTTDPRYNLAIEDFFVRSSKYQEPILFLWQNHNTIVIGRNQNVTSEVNIKLALADDVTIIRRNTGGGAVFHDLGNLNFSIIYDDKQNTGISMFQETMTPILDALKLYNLNPCFLGRNDIAINGKKISGNAMLKHQNRFLQHGTLLFNSNLELLSKYLTVDRQKIISKNIKSISSRVTNINNEAEKPIEIADFIKKLINVFSQKQNVKEITLTDEDKLEINKLFVEKYCSHDWTFNKHNDFNYKNKIYYPGKGLFEVELNIESGAIKEIKLFGDFLGFIGTNEIEQKLTNVKYDHQSILDVLKTIDIQKIFGADITNEELLNLLIM
- a CDS encoding thiamine pyrophosphate-dependent dehydrogenase E1 component subunit alpha; amino-acid sequence: METKYLFKYDPLKNEEVKMLDRNGKIICDAAILPKISKTELLKAYKLMNLSRRQDDFQNKVQRQGRLLSFLSSTGQEAAEVGYAINLVQGQDWFACGYRNNAAWLTVGMPMKNIMLYWMGNEIGGQSPKGVNSLPPNIIIGSQFSQATGIAFAEKYRKSKAVTLTTTGDGGMSEGETYEAMNFAKLHELPVVFVCENNKWAISTPYAKSTKALNVAVKGIATGTPSIKVDGNDFLACYAVSKECIEYVRNGNGPVLIEFDTYRLGAHSSSDNPDVYRPKPEFAEAQKNDPLIRFKKYLESLKYWDDNQQQALDKEQDEFIHKQFELAEAEKDYPLENVFDFIYEKKTPELEEQLHEAQAFFKTHPRVKGGH